From a region of the Pirellulales bacterium genome:
- a CDS encoding ATP-binding protein, with protein sequence MNRSRIAVQRQFAHVAIATAALLSMVLATYTTVAYWHLRKIAAHQAGVRQSTAAVLAGGRLLSAMHAAEAGARGYLLTTRHEHLDSYQTALGDIARAQRALRETVADVPDHGRRLQAIDEHIRRRLSDLAAEVELASREGGDRARVREAESHGPQEMHEIRQNLRSIEQAELTRRDALRDAAEVSIHDAVVSLIISTIFSFAIMAVGFYVIQREMAARRKLAESLQAADRKKDDFLALLGHELRNPLAAIRNAIDVLDLLGSPSQPLEEMHGIINRQTAVMGRLVDDLLDVSRIAHGKIELRNSQLDLIELVERTIADTSSAVHGTDVTITLDAPHERVWVRGDATRLGQAIGNLLHNAVKFSPPAGLVSVRIEPVHAKHQVRVAVSDQGIGMNQRTRERVFHPFAQGAANGDRSQGGLGLGLALAKGLVELHGGEIEASSVGLGRGSTFTIALPLVPYVAPEEDRCGCTVDPPESCRVLIIDDRRDSSFPVQRMLEHGGHEVHVATNGAAGIALAQELELDVVFCDIGLPGGISGYDVARALRDSPKTATLFLVALTAYGDEEARRQALAAGFDRHLTKPASLHDIRSILSSLPCGAAADQRAGIVS encoded by the coding sequence ATGAATCGATCTCGCATCGCGGTGCAGCGGCAGTTTGCGCACGTGGCCATCGCCACGGCTGCATTGCTTTCCATGGTTCTAGCTACGTACACCACGGTAGCCTATTGGCACCTGCGAAAGATCGCAGCCCATCAGGCGGGCGTGCGGCAATCAACAGCCGCGGTTTTGGCCGGCGGCCGGCTTCTGTCCGCAATGCACGCGGCCGAAGCCGGTGCTCGCGGCTATTTGCTGACCACCCGGCACGAGCATCTTGATTCGTACCAGACCGCGCTCGGGGACATTGCCCGAGCGCAGCGCGCGCTGCGAGAAACGGTGGCCGACGTTCCGGATCACGGCAGGCGTCTGCAGGCGATCGACGAGCATATCCGCCGCCGACTCTCGGATTTGGCCGCCGAGGTCGAGCTCGCAAGTCGAGAAGGCGGTGACCGCGCCCGAGTCAGGGAGGCCGAGAGTCACGGGCCGCAGGAGATGCACGAGATCCGTCAAAACCTTCGATCGATCGAGCAGGCGGAATTAACACGCCGCGATGCTCTCCGCGACGCCGCCGAGGTCAGCATCCACGACGCGGTTGTATCGCTGATCATTTCCACGATTTTCAGCTTCGCGATCATGGCGGTCGGTTTCTATGTGATCCAGCGGGAAATGGCCGCCCGTAGAAAGTTGGCCGAAAGCTTGCAGGCTGCCGATCGCAAGAAGGACGACTTTCTGGCCCTTCTCGGGCACGAGCTTCGCAATCCCTTGGCCGCGATTCGAAACGCGATCGACGTGCTGGACCTCTTGGGCTCCCCCTCGCAGCCGCTGGAAGAAATGCACGGCATCATCAACCGCCAAACCGCCGTCATGGGGCGCTTGGTCGACGATTTGCTCGATGTTTCTCGTATTGCCCACGGCAAGATCGAGCTGCGCAACTCCCAGCTTGATCTGATCGAACTTGTCGAACGCACGATCGCCGATACGAGCAGCGCTGTTCATGGGACCGACGTGACAATTACTCTCGATGCGCCCCACGAACGGGTATGGGTTCGCGGCGATGCGACGAGACTGGGCCAGGCGATCGGCAATCTGTTGCACAATGCCGTGAAATTCTCGCCGCCTGCCGGGCTGGTTTCCGTGCGCATCGAGCCTGTGCATGCCAAACACCAGGTAAGGGTCGCAGTCTCCGATCAAGGCATCGGCATGAACCAGCGGACGCGCGAACGTGTTTTTCACCCCTTTGCTCAAGGCGCGGCCAACGGCGATCGCAGCCAGGGGGGATTGGGGTTGGGTCTGGCATTGGCCAAAGGACTCGTCGAGTTGCACGGAGGCGAGATCGAGGCGTCAAGCGTCGGGTTGGGGCGCGGCTCGACGTTCACGATCGCTCTACCACTGGTACCGTATGTCGCGCCGGAAGAAGATCGTTGCGGTTGCACCGTCGATCCGCCCGAAAGCTGCCGCGTGCTGATCATTGACGATCGTCGCGATTCGTCGTTCCCCGTGCAGCGCATGCTGGAGCATGGCGGACACGAAGTCCACGTCGCAACGAATGGGGCCGCGGGTATCGCGCTGGCCCAGGAATTGGAACTCGACGTCGTGTTCTGCGATATCGGCTTGCCCGGCGGCATCAGCGGTTATGATGTCGCGCGGGCCTTGCGCGATTCCCCCAAGACCGCGACGCTATTCCTGGTAGCCTTGACCGCCTATGGCGACGAGGAGGCCCGACGTCAGGCCTTGGCAGCCGGGTTTGATCGTCATCTGACCAAACCGGCGTCGCTGCATGATATACGCAGCATATTGTCGTCCTTGCCCTGCGGAGCAGCCGCCGACCAGCGGGCCGGCATCGTGTCCTGA
- a CDS encoding response regulator: MNGTFESTETERDGQAAINRVLVVDDDRSNSEIVSRVLAAHGYAVDTAPNGQAALELVKRHPYRLAVVDYQMPGMNGVEFFRSARELRPDLRGVFLTAYANINTVFPAIEAGVERVLAKPLDSRELIRIADTLTAPGAPPD; the protein is encoded by the coding sequence GTGAACGGAACATTCGAATCTACCGAAACCGAACGAGATGGGCAGGCAGCGATCAACCGGGTTCTCGTGGTCGACGACGACCGCAGCAATTCCGAGATCGTTTCACGGGTGCTGGCCGCTCACGGTTACGCGGTCGACACGGCGCCCAATGGGCAAGCGGCCTTGGAATTGGTCAAGCGGCATCCGTATCGACTCGCTGTTGTCGATTACCAGATGCCGGGAATGAATGGCGTGGAGTTCTTTCGCTCGGCCCGAGAACTGCGGCCCGACCTGCGTGGGGTATTCTTGACCGCCTATGCCAATATCAACACGGTATTTCCGGCGATCGAAGCCGGCGTGGAACGCGTGCTTGCCAAACCGCTGGATTCTCGCGAGCTGATCCGCATCGCCGACACTTTAACGGCCCCCGGCGCGCCGCCGGACTAG
- a CDS encoding sigma-54 dependent transcriptional regulator: MPTLLVVDDDRAVRHLVHQAFEGTDINVLEVATAEDGLDVLRRKSPDAVLLDINLPEMSGLEAFRAFHALDPKLPIIFVTALDSSDVAIQAMTLGAYDFVMKPLDVAALRKLAGQAVEVRRLMNVPVSVPGSTSPNDRADRLVGRSPAMQDVYKAVGRVAPQNVTVLIRGESGTGKELVARAIYQHSPRSERPFLAVNCAAIPDALLESELFGHEKGAFTGADQRRIGKFEQCNGGTLFLDEIGDMSLLLQAKMLRVLQQQQFERVGGNQTISTDVRVITATNRDLEQMVAAREFRADLYYRLSGVTINLPPLRERTADLPLLLEHFLRRFAAELEKDVRGISPEALDALLACPWPGNIRELQNVLRQALLNTVGPVLLPEFLPSSVTHSDSPAFAGGEVPGGDLTEQIDRLLDSDGDGLYKDIIAAVERYVLLRVLDRTQGNISRSAKKLGITRGSLRNKIHALGLSIDRQIKIDDGVSDPDEVEVAE; this comes from the coding sequence ATGCCTACCTTGCTCGTTGTCGATGACGACCGCGCGGTGCGTCATCTTGTACACCAGGCCTTCGAAGGCACGGATATCAATGTCCTCGAAGTGGCCACGGCCGAAGACGGCCTGGACGTGCTGCGTCGCAAATCGCCCGACGCGGTCCTGTTGGACATAAACCTGCCGGAAATGTCCGGTCTCGAGGCGTTTCGCGCCTTCCACGCCCTGGACCCAAAACTGCCGATCATTTTCGTGACCGCCCTGGATTCGAGCGACGTGGCGATCCAGGCCATGACCCTGGGGGCCTACGATTTTGTGATGAAGCCGCTGGACGTAGCGGCTTTGCGCAAGCTGGCCGGGCAGGCCGTGGAGGTCCGCCGGTTGATGAACGTTCCGGTCTCGGTCCCCGGCTCAACCTCGCCCAATGATCGGGCCGATCGGCTGGTCGGGCGTAGTCCCGCCATGCAGGACGTCTACAAGGCTGTGGGCCGTGTGGCGCCACAGAATGTTACCGTCTTGATCCGCGGCGAGAGCGGTACGGGCAAGGAACTGGTTGCCCGCGCGATTTATCAGCACAGTCCGCGCTCGGAGCGGCCTTTTCTGGCCGTGAATTGCGCGGCCATTCCCGACGCACTCTTGGAAAGCGAGCTCTTTGGTCATGAAAAGGGGGCATTCACCGGGGCCGATCAACGGCGCATCGGCAAGTTCGAGCAGTGCAACGGCGGCACGTTATTCCTGGACGAAATCGGCGATATGTCGCTCCTATTGCAGGCCAAGATGTTGCGCGTGCTGCAGCAACAACAGTTCGAGCGCGTGGGCGGCAACCAGACGATTTCGACGGACGTGCGTGTGATCACGGCCACGAATCGCGACCTCGAACAAATGGTGGCCGCGCGCGAATTTCGCGCCGATTTGTACTACCGCTTGAGCGGCGTGACGATCAATTTACCCCCGCTGCGCGAACGCACGGCCGATTTGCCGCTATTGCTCGAGCACTTTCTGCGCAGATTTGCCGCCGAATTGGAAAAAGACGTCCGCGGAATTTCGCCCGAAGCGCTGGATGCCCTGTTGGCGTGTCCTTGGCCGGGGAATATCCGCGAGTTGCAGAACGTGTTGCGCCAGGCACTATTGAATACCGTCGGCCCGGTGCTGTTGCCGGAGTTCCTGCCGTCGTCTGTCACACACAGTGACTCGCCCGCTTTCGCCGGAGGCGAAGTCCCTGGAGGCGATTTGACCGAGCAGATCGATCGGTTGCTGGATTCCGACGGCGACGGCCTCTACAAGGACATTATTGCCGCCGTGGAGCGGTACGTACTCTTGCGCGTCTTGGATCGCACGCAGGGAAACATCTCGCGATCGGCCAAGAAACTTGGCATCACGCGCGGAAGCTTGCGCAACAAGATTCACGCGCTGGGTTTGTCGATCGATCGGCAAATCAAGATCGACGACGGCGTATCCGATCCCGACGAGGTCGAGGTCGCCGAATAA
- a CDS encoding PAS domain S-box protein yields MSWRQYSKLLPYLVAFLIIVASSLIISLFATSSSVLIAIYVAAVAAVSWYGGLGPALFATGLSYLIANWFFVPSQDAFRPSAAAFVYLFVCMSIGLFSEISKRAVRRARTNAEQVRLVVESITDGFVVVDSSWRLIYMNRATEEYNRRHLLDGNSPGSDGTFPLTVGDAARDRLRRAAAERATIEFEDFYIPWQRWFEFKAAPTDEGGLAIYFRDVTERRRSDDEARKLALIIESTEDAVIGLDLNANVTSWNQAAEKLYGYKAEEIVGRSVLMILPPDQVDEEKRILSAVRRGELVRHFDTVRMRKGGRPVEVSLSVSVIRDDSGQIVGFSKIARDVSDRKRAEKALLEADRRKDDFLALLGHELRNPLAGIVSGVEVLNQLPAGDPDVRNVLAIIERQAAHMSRLIDDLLDVSRIVRGKITLDLARLDLALVVRQSAADHKSQFEQKQLAFDVQTPSHPVWVEGDSVRLAQVVGNLLDNAVKFTDAGGRISTRVSLDTDTSRAVVEVCDTGIGMTPDTIGSLFEPFAQAEESLERSSGGLGLGLAVVKGLIELHNGTIEATSAGAGQGATFTIRLPTCMSPHPKNQLTDNGSQVTDTLRVLVVDDNRDVLHVVSKLLQLGGHTVATAHDGSSGVELAREFQPDLVLCDIGLPGEMNGYKVAEALRADPATRWTRLVAVTGFGQEEDRRRALAAGFDRHLTKPVGYAELVTLIADIDQG; encoded by the coding sequence ATGTCGTGGCGGCAATATTCGAAGCTTCTGCCTTATCTCGTCGCGTTTTTGATCATTGTCGCGTCGAGTCTGATCATTAGCCTCTTCGCGACGAGCAGCTCGGTGCTCATAGCGATTTACGTCGCGGCCGTGGCGGCCGTGAGCTGGTACGGCGGTCTCGGCCCGGCCTTGTTCGCCACGGGCCTGAGCTATCTGATCGCCAACTGGTTTTTCGTACCCAGCCAGGATGCGTTTCGCCCCAGCGCCGCGGCATTCGTGTATCTCTTCGTCTGCATGTCGATCGGTCTCTTCAGCGAGATTTCCAAGCGGGCCGTCCGCCGCGCCCGCACGAATGCCGAACAAGTCCGGCTGGTCGTCGAGAGCATCACCGACGGCTTCGTGGTCGTCGACAGCTCCTGGCGGCTGATCTACATGAATCGGGCCACCGAGGAATACAACCGGCGACACTTGCTCGATGGAAACTCGCCGGGCTCAGACGGCACCTTTCCCTTGACGGTCGGCGACGCGGCGCGGGACAGGCTGCGGCGAGCCGCGGCGGAACGCGCGACGATCGAGTTCGAGGACTTTTATATTCCCTGGCAGCGCTGGTTCGAATTCAAGGCCGCCCCCACCGATGAAGGAGGCCTTGCTATTTATTTTCGCGACGTCACCGAGCGGCGCCGCAGCGACGACGAGGCGCGCAAACTGGCCTTGATCATCGAATCGACGGAAGATGCCGTCATCGGACTGGATCTGAATGCCAATGTCACGAGTTGGAATCAAGCCGCCGAGAAGCTGTACGGATATAAGGCCGAAGAAATTGTCGGCCGATCAGTGCTTATGATTCTGCCTCCTGATCAGGTCGATGAAGAGAAAAGAATTCTGTCGGCGGTGCGCCGTGGCGAGTTGGTCCGTCATTTCGACACCGTTCGCATGCGGAAGGGGGGCCGACCGGTCGAGGTCTCGTTGAGCGTGTCGGTCATTCGCGATGACAGCGGACAGATCGTCGGGTTCTCGAAGATCGCCCGCGATGTCAGCGACCGCAAGCGTGCGGAAAAGGCCCTGCTCGAGGCCGACCGGCGCAAGGACGATTTTCTTGCCCTCCTGGGTCATGAGTTGCGCAATCCACTGGCCGGCATCGTCAGCGGGGTGGAGGTTCTTAACCAGTTGCCCGCGGGCGACCCGGACGTACGCAATGTGCTGGCGATTATCGAGAGGCAAGCGGCGCATATGAGTCGATTGATCGATGACCTGCTCGACGTATCACGCATCGTGCGTGGCAAGATCACGCTCGATCTCGCGCGCTTGGATCTGGCCCTGGTCGTGCGGCAGTCGGCGGCCGATCACAAATCGCAATTCGAACAGAAACAGCTCGCTTTCGACGTGCAAACGCCGTCTCACCCCGTGTGGGTCGAGGGAGATTCCGTTCGCCTGGCGCAGGTCGTGGGAAACTTGCTCGATAACGCTGTCAAGTTCACCGACGCCGGCGGACGTATCTCGACCCGCGTGAGCTTGGACACGGATACGTCGCGGGCCGTCGTCGAGGTGTGCGATACCGGCATCGGCATGACTCCCGACACGATCGGTTCGCTCTTCGAACCTTTTGCTCAAGCCGAAGAATCGCTCGAACGAAGTTCCGGTGGGCTCGGACTGGGATTGGCCGTGGTCAAGGGGCTGATCGAGTTACACAACGGTACCATCGAGGCCACGAGCGCCGGCGCCGGTCAGGGCGCGACATTTACGATCCGTCTACCGACGTGCATGAGCCCCCACCCGAAGAATCAACTTACCGACAATGGTTCGCAGGTGACGGATACTTTGCGGGTGCTGGTCGTGGACGACAATCGGGACGTACTGCACGTTGTCAGCAAGCTCTTGCAACTTGGCGGCCACACGGTCGCCACTGCCCACGATGGATCGAGCGGCGTGGAGCTGGCTCGGGAGTTTCAACCCGACCTGGTTCTCTGCGATATCGGGCTGCCGGGCGAGATGAACGGCTACAAAGTGGCCGAAGCACTACGTGCCGATCCGGCCACGCGCTGGACCCGGCTGGTGGCCGTTACAGGCTTCGGCCAGGAGGAAGACCGTCGGCGCGCACTGGCCGCGGGATTCGACCGACACCTGACCAAGCCGGTTGGCTACGCGGAGCTCGTGACACTGATCGCCGACATCGACCAGGGCTAG
- the treZ gene encoding malto-oligosyltrehalose trehalohydrolase, with product MDALTAPSQGAFPQPDGTTRWCVWAPHHERASLVLWEGDQRRTHVMPRDEDGHFRWQGRAAHGQRYAYLLGDDPREYPDPASRWQPSGVNEPSAVFDPTRFRWSDRGWRGIASDALVIYELHTGTFTREGTFAATIDRLNDLRDLGVTAIELMPVAQFSGTRNWGYDGVHPFAAQNSYGGPEGLQRLVDAAHRAGMAVILDVVYNHLGPEGNYFDQFGGYFTDRYHTPWGRAPNFDGPGSDVLRKLVLDNAAMWIRDFHLDGLRLDAVQTIYDTSALHILAELQEIVQQIAQEQGRRVVVIGETNQNDIRLVAPRAQGGYGLDGIWADDFHHSVHALLTGERDGYYRAFGESEHIAKALRDVFVYDGRYSPFHHRRHGNRAGGTPRDKFVFCVQNHDQIGNRALGDRLTATLSPAQLRLAASLLLLSPATPLLFMGEEYGETRPFPFFCSFSNPDLVAAVRRGRREELASVKFRWRHEPPDPQAEKTFHNARLSWDWNNDPDRAGLRALYKELLWARRAWFAARPSEITRAEILDTGCEAACLWFERGMEQPVQICANLSAREVQIPELAAADRRLLFSSAAHAYGGTGERTTISKLQPFECVAWGAVALQSVPALRR from the coding sequence GTGGATGCGCTAACGGCGCCCTCGCAAGGAGCATTTCCGCAACCCGATGGCACGACCCGGTGGTGCGTGTGGGCACCCCACCATGAGCGAGCCTCGCTGGTATTGTGGGAGGGTGATCAAAGACGAACGCATGTCATGCCGCGCGACGAGGATGGCCATTTTCGCTGGCAAGGTCGCGCGGCCCATGGCCAGCGTTACGCGTATCTGCTCGGCGACGATCCCCGCGAGTATCCCGATCCTGCCTCACGCTGGCAGCCGAGTGGCGTTAACGAGCCGTCTGCGGTGTTCGATCCCACGCGATTTCGCTGGTCCGACAGGGGCTGGCGCGGTATCGCCAGCGATGCGCTCGTGATTTACGAATTGCACACCGGCACATTCACGCGCGAGGGAACCTTCGCGGCCACGATCGATCGCCTGAACGACCTGCGCGATCTGGGCGTCACCGCAATCGAGTTGATGCCTGTCGCACAGTTTTCCGGAACTCGTAATTGGGGTTACGACGGCGTGCATCCCTTCGCCGCCCAGAACTCCTACGGCGGCCCCGAGGGATTGCAGCGGCTGGTCGACGCGGCGCATCGGGCGGGCATGGCCGTGATTCTCGATGTCGTCTACAACCATCTTGGGCCCGAGGGAAACTACTTCGACCAGTTTGGCGGTTATTTCACGGACCGGTATCACACCCCGTGGGGTCGGGCGCCGAACTTCGACGGCCCGGGCAGCGACGTCCTGCGGAAACTAGTCCTGGACAACGCGGCCATGTGGATTCGCGATTTCCACCTCGATGGATTACGACTCGACGCGGTACAAACCATCTACGACACAAGCGCTTTGCACATCCTGGCTGAACTGCAGGAAATCGTGCAGCAAATTGCCCAAGAACAAGGACGCCGCGTGGTGGTGATCGGCGAGACGAATCAAAACGATATTCGCCTCGTTGCGCCCCGCGCCCAGGGGGGATACGGCCTGGATGGAATCTGGGCCGACGACTTTCATCACAGCGTACACGCGCTGTTGACCGGCGAGCGCGATGGATACTATCGGGCTTTCGGCGAATCCGAACATATCGCGAAAGCGCTGCGCGACGTATTCGTTTACGACGGCCGCTACAGCCCCTTCCACCATCGCCGCCACGGTAATCGCGCGGGCGGGACGCCGCGCGACAAGTTCGTGTTCTGCGTGCAAAATCACGACCAGATCGGCAATCGCGCGCTGGGTGATCGACTGACTGCTACCCTCTCGCCTGCACAGTTGCGGCTGGCCGCGTCGCTGTTACTGCTGTCGCCGGCGACGCCGCTGTTGTTCATGGGGGAAGAGTACGGCGAGACGCGTCCATTTCCCTTCTTTTGTTCGTTCTCGAATCCGGACCTTGTTGCGGCGGTAAGACGCGGACGGCGCGAAGAGTTGGCCTCCGTGAAATTTCGTTGGCGGCACGAGCCTCCCGATCCACAAGCCGAAAAGACGTTCCACAACGCTCGGCTGTCTTGGGACTGGAACAACGATCCGGACCGAGCCGGCCTCCGCGCGCTTTATAAGGAGCTGCTCTGGGCCCGACGAGCCTGGTTTGCCGCCAGGCCCTCGGAAATCACTCGGGCCGAAATCCTGGATACGGGCTGTGAGGCGGCGTGCCTGTGGTTCGAGCGAGGCATGGAGCAGCCCGTGCAAATCTGCGCGAATCTTTCCGCGCGCGAGGTACAAATCCCTGAGCTGGCCGCGGCCGATCGTCGCCTGCTTTTTTCGTCGGCGGCTCACGCGTACGGAGGTACGGGCGAGCGAACGACCATCTCGAAACTGCAGCCGTTCGAATGCGTGGCTTGGGGAGCGGTGGCTTTGCAATCTGTTCCCGCGCTACGCCGGTAA
- a CDS encoding Hpt domain-containing protein has protein sequence MWEQADKREAALGANQRPNHSDGWKGFQISGRVLISTAIFAPNGAPSYGRGAQPGPKPRFACASPATSLTAKRTKISTCRPRGQVLKIARKTLIPGTQGPRVAVSFGGYENCIVSQPGRGSSLRAPGPGPFVTSGFSRAETSVEVLVVADDAVRRQSIASGFSGAGFVAREAGNCLEAIRAVSRHRPDLVALDLHASVLAGAQTARILRSLEKHGRRVPILAAPPAAEREREGCLAAGVDRFLPLPSDRESLRKTMVELAMEATRRPGSTSVTEDAAAGRRAAAIDLTGTLSRLGGDQSLLADLTQFFFEDAFGLLVEMHQSIARESWDEARRAAHSLKGLASNFGAGPAVAALQAVEMCDRSAATAETAATMNQLASQADEEILWLAAALAEHAPSDDHDQS, from the coding sequence ATGTGGGAGCAGGCGGACAAAAGAGAAGCAGCGTTGGGTGCAAATCAAAGACCGAACCATTCGGATGGGTGGAAAGGATTCCAGATTTCGGGCCGCGTCTTGATTAGCACGGCAATATTCGCACCCAACGGGGCACCCTCGTATGGGAGAGGCGCTCAACCGGGTCCGAAGCCGCGCTTTGCCTGTGCCTCGCCGGCGACCAGCCTGACTGCGAAACGCACAAAAATCAGTACGTGTCGACCGCGCGGCCAGGTGCTAAAAATCGCACGAAAAACCTTGATTCCAGGTACGCAGGGCCCCCGAGTTGCGGTATCCTTCGGCGGGTACGAAAATTGCATAGTCAGCCAACCAGGACGGGGCTCATCACTTCGCGCGCCAGGGCCGGGACCTTTTGTGACTTCAGGGTTTTCCAGGGCAGAGACGTCGGTCGAGGTTCTGGTTGTCGCTGACGACGCAGTCCGGCGGCAATCTATTGCCAGCGGATTCTCCGGCGCCGGTTTTGTTGCGCGCGAGGCGGGAAACTGTCTCGAGGCGATTCGTGCCGTTTCGCGCCACCGGCCGGATCTTGTAGCACTCGATCTGCACGCGAGCGTGCTAGCCGGCGCGCAAACCGCGCGAATCCTCCGGAGTCTGGAAAAGCACGGACGCCGCGTGCCGATTTTGGCAGCTCCCCCGGCCGCGGAACGCGAGCGCGAAGGTTGCCTCGCGGCGGGCGTTGATCGCTTCCTGCCCCTGCCCTCCGACCGCGAATCACTTCGCAAGACAATGGTCGAGCTCGCGATGGAGGCGACACGCCGGCCTGGATCCACCTCGGTGACGGAAGATGCGGCGGCAGGCCGCCGAGCGGCAGCCATCGACCTGACCGGGACGCTCTCGCGCTTGGGCGGCGATCAGTCGCTGCTCGCGGACTTGACCCAGTTCTTCTTCGAGGATGCCTTCGGCCTGCTGGTGGAGATGCATCAAAGCATCGCTCGAGAGAGCTGGGACGAGGCACGGCGCGCGGCCCATAGCCTTAAAGGACTAGCATCGAATTTCGGAGCGGGCCCGGCCGTTGCCGCCCTACAAGCCGTGGAGATGTGCGACCGGTCGGCCGCGACGGCCGAAACTGCCGCGACGATGAATCAGCTTGCGTCTCAGGCCGATGAGGAGATTCTCTGGCTAGCGGCCGCATTGGCCGAGCATGCGCCCTCGGATGATCACGACCAGTCGTAA
- a CDS encoding DUF1328 domain-containing protein: MLYWTLVFLVVAMVAALFGFSGIYVAAAGIAKILFFIFLVLFVVSLLAGGINRRPIA; encoded by the coding sequence ATGTTGTACTGGACATTAGTATTTTTGGTCGTTGCGATGGTGGCAGCTCTGTTCGGCTTTTCGGGCATTTACGTGGCCGCTGCAGGCATCGCGAAAATCTTGTTCTTCATCTTCCTGGTGTTGTTCGTCGTCAGCCTGTTAGCCGGGGGAATCAATCGACGGCCCATCGCGTGA